In one Sphingomonas sp. AP4-R1 genomic region, the following are encoded:
- the pedF gene encoding cytochrome c-550 PedF, whose protein sequence is MKAGVSTVAMGLAALAAGASISGRVIAHGNVTPQAVDTSALPDIGEEWLKHNPYRGNATAIKIGEGAYGQNCARCHGLEAISGGIAPDLRYLEVGDSGDEWFIQRYQHGSARDGKVYMPPMGEVLGQKAGWAIRAWLETKHTDS, encoded by the coding sequence ATGAAGGCTGGGGTGAGCACGGTGGCGATGGGGCTCGCGGCGCTGGCGGCGGGGGCATCCATTTCCGGACGGGTGATCGCGCACGGCAATGTCACGCCGCAGGCGGTCGACACCTCCGCGCTGCCCGACATAGGCGAGGAATGGCTGAAGCATAATCCCTATCGGGGCAACGCCACCGCCATCAAGATCGGCGAAGGCGCCTACGGCCAGAATTGCGCGCGCTGCCATGGCCTCGAGGCGATATCGGGCGGGATTGCACCCGATCTGCGCTACCTGGAGGTGGGCGACAGCGGCGACGAATGGTTCATCCAACGCTACCAGCATGGCTCGGCCCGCGACGGGAAGGTCTATATGCCGCCCATGGGCGAGGTGCTGGGCCAGAAGGCTGGCTGGGCGATCCGCGCATGGCTCGAAACCAAGCATACCGACAGCTGA
- a CDS encoding PQQ-dependent catabolism-associated beta-propeller protein codes for MRKTFFALAPTLVPAFALALPAALPAATAYVSNERGNTITVIDTATLKTIATWEVGKRPRGILLSKDGTKLYICASDENAVQVLDRATGRLLGNLPSGEDPEQFALSPDGTTLYAANERDAAVTAIDIAKKSVAWQIPVGVEPEGMAASPDGRYVLSTSETDSQVHWIDVATRTDVAQTEVGLRPRHAEFTRDGAQVWVSSEIGGTVSVIDGRTRAVTTTIAFRPPGVPADKVMPVGIRFTADGKTAIVALGRANAIALVDVASHQVTGYVTVGQRVWQVAIEPGGARVFTANGLSNDVSVVDLAKRTVTATLPAGKAPWGVVIAP; via the coding sequence ATGCGCAAGACCTTCTTCGCCCTCGCCCCCACGCTCGTCCCCGCTTTCGCGTTGGCCCTGCCCGCCGCGCTGCCGGCGGCGACGGCCTATGTCTCCAACGAGCGCGGCAACACGATCACGGTGATCGACACCGCCACGCTCAAGACCATCGCGACGTGGGAGGTGGGCAAGCGCCCCCGCGGCATCCTTCTCTCGAAGGACGGCACGAAGCTCTACATCTGCGCGAGCGACGAAAATGCCGTGCAGGTGCTGGACCGCGCGACCGGCCGGCTGCTCGGCAATCTCCCCTCGGGTGAGGATCCGGAGCAGTTCGCCCTGTCGCCCGACGGCACCACCCTGTACGCCGCCAACGAACGCGACGCGGCCGTCACCGCAATAGACATCGCGAAGAAAAGCGTGGCCTGGCAGATCCCGGTCGGGGTCGAGCCCGAGGGAATGGCCGCCTCGCCCGATGGCAGATATGTCCTCTCCACCAGCGAAACGGACAGCCAGGTCCACTGGATCGACGTCGCCACCAGGACGGACGTCGCCCAGACAGAGGTCGGCCTCCGCCCGCGCCATGCCGAATTCACGCGTGACGGCGCACAGGTCTGGGTCTCGTCCGAGATCGGCGGCACGGTGAGCGTGATCGACGGGCGGACGCGTGCGGTGACGACGACGATCGCCTTCCGCCCCCCCGGCGTCCCGGCCGACAAGGTGATGCCCGTCGGCATCCGGTTCACCGCCGACGGCAAGACCGCGATCGTGGCGCTCGGCCGTGCCAACGCGATCGCGCTGGTGGATGTGGCGAGCCATCAGGTGACGGGCTACGTCACGGTCGGCCAGCGCGTCTGGCAGGTCGCGATCGAGCCGGGCGGCGCGCGCGTCTTCACCGCCAACGGCCTGAGCAACGACGTGTCGGTGGTCGATCTCGCGAAACGCACGGTCACGGCCACGCTTCCGGCGGGCAAGGCTCCCTGGGGCGTCGTGATCGCGCCGTGA
- a CDS encoding porin translates to MRTRKGRLHAAVALACLIGVASPAMAQDATDALLLKLKEKGILSEEEYQTLSARKAAAPPAATTVSTTGAEGAAPQQAAAGALDDKKLVRVMDSGIGMSVGDVNIAFAGSVNGFYVHDSGGNTAANRQVAGGLASAGPKSSSIRNGLLPGFFKINVTTQQAGWDVGAHFGFYPGINSVSGVGGANSAGTPQALATAGIDFRQTYLTFGKPNVGEFKIGRDIGLFASEAILNDITLLSVGSTGGNAAPSNTSLGRIGLGYIYTDFQPQITYTTPKIGGFQASVGAFQPLVTIGNNEVNKQPGFQGKATYDFTADKFTGHLWVGGITQKHDGLPGFPSYTGSGFDAGAKFGYAGFTLTGYYYGGKGIGTTGLFILSTDAAGRKRKSNGWYGQAAYTIDKFTIAGSYGVSHLSLAKGEVNPLLLDDNSSYVGQLRYGLTPWVTLISEYVHTRSTAHGPNKANSDALATGAILFF, encoded by the coding sequence ATGAGGACCCGGAAGGGGCGGCTTCACGCCGCCGTTGCGCTCGCATGTCTGATCGGGGTCGCCAGCCCCGCCATGGCGCAGGACGCGACCGATGCCCTGCTGCTGAAGCTCAAGGAGAAAGGCATCTTGAGTGAGGAGGAATATCAGACGCTGTCGGCGCGCAAGGCGGCAGCCCCGCCCGCCGCGACGACCGTGTCGACCACCGGCGCCGAAGGCGCCGCCCCGCAGCAGGCGGCGGCAGGCGCGCTGGACGACAAGAAGCTCGTCCGCGTGATGGATTCGGGCATCGGCATGAGCGTGGGCGACGTGAACATCGCCTTCGCAGGATCGGTAAACGGCTTCTACGTGCACGACAGCGGCGGCAACACCGCCGCCAATCGCCAGGTCGCCGGCGGTCTCGCCTCGGCCGGCCCCAAGAGTTCGTCGATCCGCAACGGCCTCCTTCCCGGCTTCTTCAAGATCAACGTGACGACGCAGCAGGCAGGCTGGGATGTCGGCGCGCATTTCGGTTTCTATCCCGGCATCAATTCGGTCTCCGGCGTCGGTGGCGCCAATTCGGCCGGCACGCCGCAGGCGCTGGCCACCGCCGGCATCGATTTCCGCCAGACCTACCTCACCTTCGGCAAGCCGAACGTGGGCGAGTTCAAGATCGGGCGCGATATCGGCCTGTTCGCGTCGGAAGCGATCCTGAACGACATCACCTTGCTGTCCGTGGGCTCTACCGGCGGCAACGCCGCGCCGTCGAACACGTCGCTCGGCCGGATCGGCCTTGGCTACATCTACACCGATTTCCAGCCGCAGATCACTTACACCACACCCAAGATCGGCGGATTCCAGGCGTCGGTCGGCGCGTTCCAGCCGCTGGTGACGATCGGCAACAACGAGGTGAACAAGCAGCCGGGCTTCCAGGGCAAGGCGACCTACGATTTCACTGCGGACAAGTTTACGGGCCATCTGTGGGTCGGCGGCATCACGCAGAAGCATGACGGTCTGCCCGGTTTCCCGTCCTACACCGGCAGCGGCTTCGATGCGGGCGCCAAGTTCGGCTATGCGGGCTTTACGCTGACCGGCTATTATTATGGCGGCAAGGGCATCGGCACGACCGGCCTGTTCATCCTCTCCACCGACGCCGCCGGCCGCAAGCGCAAGAGCAATGGCTGGTATGGCCAGGCCGCCTATACGATCGACAAGTTCACGATCGCCGGCAGCTACGGCGTCAGCCACCTGAGCCTGGCCAAGGGCGAGGTGAATCCGCTGCTGCTGGACGACAACAGCTCCTATGTCGGCCAGCTCCGCTATGGCCTGACCCCCTGGGTCACGCTCATCAGCGAATATGTCCACACCCGATCGACGGCGCACGGCCCGAACAAGGCCAATTCCGATGCTCTGGCGACCGGCGCGATCCTGTTCTTCTGA
- the acs gene encoding acetate--CoA ligase, translating into MADDLIPIPATFQIDPLYDSAGYARDYHRSLHDPDGFWRDQVHRLDWIETPTRMDESSFHEADFGIRWFADGTLNVAANCLDRHLATRPDQTAILWEPDNPADAPRAITYAQLHEDVCRLGAALRALGAGKGARVAIYMPMIPEAAVAMLACARIGAIHSVVFGGFSPDALAGRIQDSDAGIVITADEGRRGGKSVPLKVNVNEALRHCPGVHAVLVVRSGNDTGGAPDVVMQAGRDHWYDEVIARVPPDCPPEPMNACDPLFILYTSGSTGKPKGVVHSSGGYLLWAALTHQACFDYRPGQIFWCAADVGWITGHTYIVYGALANGATTLMYEGVPNWPTASRMWEVVERHKVEILFTAPTVLRSLMREGDEPVARTDRSSLRLLGSVGEPINPEAWRWYHDVVGEGRCPVIDMWWQTETGGGMIAPLPGAIPLKRGSATMPLFGIQPELVSADGQTIKGPADGNLVIARSWPGQMCTVWNDHARFFQAYFSTYPGYYFTGDGARRDADGYWWITGRVDDVINVSGHRMGTAEVESALVLHHQVAEAAVVGMPHALKGQGIYAYVTLNVGELPSEDLRRTLRDWVRREIGPIAAPDAIQFAPGLPKTRSGKIMRRILRKIAEGEVGALGDISTLADPSVVDHLIANRAS; encoded by the coding sequence GTGGCTGACGATCTGATCCCCATCCCGGCCACCTTCCAGATCGATCCGCTCTACGATTCCGCTGGCTATGCGCGCGATTATCATCGCTCGCTCCACGATCCCGACGGCTTCTGGCGCGATCAGGTGCACCGGCTCGACTGGATCGAGACGCCCACCCGCATGGACGAAAGCAGCTTCCACGAAGCGGATTTCGGCATACGCTGGTTCGCGGACGGCACGCTGAACGTCGCCGCCAACTGCCTCGATCGCCATCTCGCCACGCGGCCCGACCAGACCGCGATCCTGTGGGAACCGGACAATCCCGCCGATGCGCCGCGCGCCATCACCTATGCCCAGCTTCACGAAGACGTCTGCCGCCTCGGCGCGGCTCTGCGCGCGCTGGGCGCGGGCAAGGGCGCGCGCGTCGCGATCTACATGCCGATGATTCCGGAAGCGGCCGTCGCGATGCTCGCCTGCGCGCGCATCGGCGCGATCCACTCGGTCGTCTTCGGCGGCTTCTCGCCCGATGCGCTCGCCGGTCGCATCCAGGATAGCGACGCCGGCATCGTCATCACCGCCGATGAGGGCCGCCGCGGCGGCAAGTCCGTCCCCCTCAAGGTCAATGTCAACGAGGCGCTGCGCCATTGTCCGGGCGTCCACGCCGTCCTCGTCGTCCGCAGCGGCAACGACACCGGCGGCGCGCCCGACGTCGTGATGCAGGCCGGGCGGGACCATTGGTATGACGAGGTGATCGCCCGCGTGCCGCCCGATTGCCCGCCCGAGCCGATGAACGCCTGCGATCCGCTGTTCATCCTTTATACGTCGGGCTCTACCGGCAAGCCCAAGGGCGTCGTCCATTCGTCGGGCGGCTACCTCCTGTGGGCCGCGCTCACCCATCAGGCCTGTTTCGATTATCGCCCGGGGCAGATCTTCTGGTGCGCGGCCGATGTCGGCTGGATCACCGGCCACACCTATATCGTCTATGGCGCACTCGCGAACGGCGCGACGACCCTGATGTATGAAGGCGTTCCCAACTGGCCGACGGCCTCGCGCATGTGGGAGGTCGTCGAGCGCCACAAGGTGGAGATCCTGTTCACCGCGCCCACCGTGCTGCGCTCGCTGATGCGTGAGGGTGACGAGCCCGTCGCGCGCACCGATCGCTCGTCCTTGCGGCTGCTCGGCTCGGTCGGCGAACCGATCAATCCGGAAGCGTGGCGCTGGTATCATGATGTCGTGGGCGAAGGCCGCTGCCCCGTGATCGACATGTGGTGGCAGACGGAGACGGGCGGCGGCATGATCGCCCCCCTCCCCGGCGCGATCCCGCTCAAGCGCGGCTCGGCCACCATGCCGCTGTTCGGGATCCAGCCCGAACTCGTCTCCGCCGACGGCCAGACGATCAAGGGTCCAGCGGATGGCAATCTCGTCATCGCGCGATCGTGGCCGGGCCAGATGTGCACGGTCTGGAACGATCATGCGCGCTTCTTCCAGGCCTATTTCTCCACCTATCCGGGCTATTATTTCACCGGCGACGGCGCCCGCCGCGACGCCGACGGCTATTGGTGGATCACGGGCCGCGTGGACGACGTCATCAACGTCTCCGGCCACCGAATGGGTACGGCGGAAGTGGAAAGCGCGCTCGTCCTCCACCACCAGGTTGCAGAGGCGGCCGTGGTCGGCATGCCGCATGCGCTGAAGGGCCAGGGAATCTATGCCTATGTGACGCTGAATGTGGGCGAGTTGCCGTCCGAGGATCTGCGTCGCACGCTGCGCGACTGGGTCCGGCGCGAGATCGGCCCGATCGCCGCGCCCGATGCGATCCAGTTCGCGCCGGGCCTGCCCAAGACCCGCTCGGGCAAGATCATGCGCCGCATCCTGCGCAAGATCGCCGAAGGCGAAGTCGGCGCGCTGGGCGACATCTCGACGCTCGCCGATCCCAGCGTGGTGGACCATCTTATCGCCAACCGGGCGAGCTAA
- a CDS encoding quinoprotein relay system zinc metallohydrolase 1, whose translation MTPSRRTILAGLIAAPLAAALPAYRIVPERIGDGIWMIHGADAPIEMGNGGAIANITILATDAGAVLIDCGPSLRYGQALTQVAATLTGKPVTRVYLTHLHPDHIYGAAAFDPAIVAATPALAASLRTEGQGFADGMYRLLGDWMRGTEFRMPGVVLSGESETIGGRTFGLLPLAGHSGADLAILDRATGTLIAGDLVFHDRAPSTPHADVPMWLASLARLKAIDHRTTVPGHGPFDPGPASAIDQTRDWLEWLTGALRAAVLAGMDMVAAGAMPIPDRFARMAAARYELERSVSHLYPAIEAELLPRIDGRG comes from the coding sequence ATGACGCCGAGCCGCCGAACCATCCTGGCGGGGCTGATCGCCGCGCCCTTGGCGGCGGCCCTGCCGGCCTATCGGATCGTGCCGGAGCGGATCGGAGACGGCATCTGGATGATCCACGGCGCTGATGCCCCGATCGAGATGGGCAATGGCGGGGCGATCGCCAACATCACGATCCTGGCGACCGATGCGGGCGCCGTGCTGATCGATTGCGGCCCTTCGCTGCGCTATGGACAGGCGCTGACGCAGGTGGCCGCCACGCTGACCGGAAAGCCGGTGACGCGGGTCTATCTGACGCATCTCCATCCCGATCATATCTATGGCGCGGCGGCGTTCGATCCGGCGATCGTGGCGGCGACCCCGGCGCTGGCAGCCTCGCTGCGGACCGAGGGGCAGGGCTTTGCCGATGGCATGTACCGGCTGCTGGGCGACTGGATGCGCGGCACCGAATTCCGCATGCCGGGCGTGGTCCTGTCCGGCGAAAGCGAGACGATCGGGGGCCGGACCTTCGGCCTGCTGCCGCTGGCAGGCCACAGCGGCGCCGATCTGGCGATCCTCGATCGGGCCACGGGCACGCTGATCGCGGGCGATCTCGTCTTCCACGATCGCGCGCCGAGCACGCCGCACGCCGACGTGCCGATGTGGCTCGCCTCGCTGGCGAGGCTGAAGGCGATCGATCATCGGACGACCGTGCCGGGGCACGGCCCGTTCGATCCGGGACCCGCCAGCGCGATCGACCAGACGCGTGACTGGCTGGAATGGCTGACGGGCGCGCTGCGCGCGGCCGTGCTGGCCGGGATGGACATGGTGGCGGCGGGCGCGATGCCGATCCCCGACCGCTTCGCCCGGATGGCGGCGGCACGCTACGAACTGGAGCGATCGGTGAGTCACCTGTATCCGGCGATCGAGGCCGAATTGCTGCCGCGCATCGACGGACGCGGCTAG
- a CDS encoding quinoprotein dehydrogenase-associated SoxYZ-like carrier produces the protein MAAKAFLLALLFATGAQAAPPADPLGSPNWTALAQTFFGDDPVRFDPLLIVHFPAIAENQRQFPVQVDARALGQVKRILIFADLNPIPLAIDFAPGPHARPFIATRIKLDQRTPVRAAAQLADGSWAAAGGWIDAAGGGCSAPPVSRVRGDWAQHLGEVRGRAIATDGVARVQLSFRHPMDTGFVANIPTYNLETVTLSDRDGNEYGIVSLEASVSEDPALTLLVDAAPGSVVAVTGRDTSGIEYDARLPVTAASPSTSTPVGAARP, from the coding sequence ATGGCCGCAAAGGCTTTTCTGCTGGCGCTTCTGTTCGCGACCGGCGCGCAAGCAGCGCCACCAGCCGATCCGCTGGGTTCTCCGAACTGGACGGCGCTGGCGCAGACCTTCTTCGGCGACGACCCGGTGCGCTTCGATCCGCTGCTGATCGTCCATTTTCCGGCCATCGCTGAAAACCAGCGGCAGTTTCCGGTGCAGGTGGATGCGCGCGCCCTGGGCCAGGTGAAGCGGATCCTGATCTTTGCCGACCTCAACCCGATTCCGCTGGCGATCGATTTCGCGCCGGGGCCCCACGCCAGACCCTTCATCGCGACGCGCATCAAGCTCGACCAGCGCACACCCGTCCGCGCCGCGGCGCAACTGGCAGACGGCAGCTGGGCGGCGGCGGGCGGCTGGATCGACGCGGCGGGCGGGGGCTGCTCGGCCCCGCCGGTGAGCCGGGTGAGAGGCGACTGGGCGCAACATCTGGGCGAGGTGCGCGGCCGGGCCATCGCGACGGACGGGGTGGCGCGGGTGCAACTCTCGTTCCGCCATCCGATGGATACAGGCTTCGTCGCCAACATCCCCACATACAATCTGGAGACGGTGACGCTCTCGGATCGCGACGGGAACGAATATGGCATCGTCTCGCTGGAAGCCTCTGTAAGCGAGGATCCCGCGCTGACCCTTCTGGTGGATGCCGCGCCGGGAAGCGTGGTGGCGGTGACGGGACGCGACACGAGCGGGATCGAATATGATGCGCGGTTGCCGGTGACCGCCGCCTCCCCTTCCACCTCCACCCCCGTCGGTGCGGCGCGGCCATGA
- a CDS encoding rhodanese-like domain-containing protein, translating into MIAALLLAFMTPAVGPAPAPPAAPAPRDPALFDPATGYRITAYRGVVPARPPGIARIGTAEASRRLADGRTLFIDVTPARGAVHDAETGEWRLSEPHETIPGAHWFPEAGRGTPDPAIDRWFERGLHRLSRGSRRSPIVVFCLADCWMSWNAGWKLRRLGYRTVAWYADGLDGWRETNRPLVGARPDH; encoded by the coding sequence ATGATCGCTGCCTTGCTCCTGGCCTTCATGACGCCGGCCGTCGGCCCCGCCCCTGCGCCTCCCGCAGCCCCCGCCCCTCGCGATCCCGCCCTGTTCGATCCCGCGACCGGATATCGCATCACCGCCTATCGTGGCGTGGTCCCCGCCCGGCCGCCCGGCATCGCGCGCATCGGGACTGCCGAGGCATCGCGGAGGCTGGCAGACGGCCGCACGTTGTTCATCGACGTGACGCCCGCGCGGGGCGCCGTTCACGATGCGGAGACCGGCGAATGGCGTCTCTCGGAGCCCCACGAGACGATCCCCGGCGCGCACTGGTTCCCGGAGGCCGGCCGGGGGACGCCCGATCCTGCGATCGATCGTTGGTTCGAACGGGGCCTCCATCGCCTCAGCCGAGGATCCCGTCGTAGCCCGATCGTCGTTTTCTGTCTGGCCGACTGCTGGATGAGCTGGAACGCGGGCTGGAAGCTCCGTCGTCTCGGTTACCGGACGGTCGCCTGGTATGCGGACGGTCTGGACGGCTGGCGCGAGACGAACCGGCCTCTCGTCGGTGCACGCCCCGATCACTAG
- a CDS encoding cytochrome b, which yields MAANEIDGARYTRVAMWLHWLIALAVFYNLASGLLRPVLPRGFFVWHISSGITILALTAVRVLWRLTHRPPPLLPMRKAEATAAHIIHFLLYAAMVLLPLTGWAMISANPPIGSPGAAYARHQAIANAAAQGQLAPPPRKATMVWNLIKLPMIGPINEIGRAPSALAKQNKLHERLERLHMLGGWTMLLLLLIHVGGAMKHQFADREPELQRMGFRRPARRFIRQEQK from the coding sequence ATGGCTGCGAACGAGATCGACGGGGCGCGCTACACTCGCGTCGCGATGTGGCTACACTGGCTGATCGCCCTCGCCGTTTTCTACAATCTCGCGTCGGGCCTGTTACGGCCCGTTTTGCCACGCGGCTTCTTCGTCTGGCATATTTCATCGGGCATCACGATATTGGCACTGACGGCCGTCCGCGTGTTGTGGCGACTGACCCACCGGCCACCGCCCCTCCTCCCGATGAGAAAAGCGGAGGCGACAGCCGCCCATATTATCCATTTCCTGCTCTACGCCGCGATGGTGCTTCTGCCTTTGACCGGCTGGGCAATGATTTCGGCCAACCCACCGATCGGATCGCCGGGTGCGGCCTATGCCAGGCACCAAGCCATCGCAAACGCCGCGGCCCAAGGCCAGCTTGCTCCCCCGCCCCGGAAAGCGACGATGGTATGGAACCTGATCAAGTTACCGATGATCGGGCCCATAAATGAGATCGGCCGGGCGCCCAGCGCCCTGGCTAAACAGAATAAACTGCACGAGCGACTCGAACGGCTACATATGCTCGGCGGCTGGACGATGCTCTTGCTCCTGCTGATTCATGTCGGCGGTGCGATGAAACATCAGTTCGCGGACAGAGAACCAGAGTTGCAGAGAATGGGCTTTCGCCGTCCTGCTCGTCGCTTTATCCGCCAAGAGCAGAAATAG